AACCAGTCCGCGGCAACAAGATCCATAAGTGGCTTACCGCTAGCAGTCTAAAATATATGCACAGCAATGTGAGATTGAGTTGAGCAATAATACTTGCTAAACTGAAATCCGCAGGTATCCACTATATATGAGAGTTTTATATACCTTTGATTTGCCGCTGCAGAAATTCTTACCGCGTACTCTAAAGTTGTTCCCATCAGATAATGTCCAGCAGTATCGGGCATTATCCTGATCATTGCGGCGAAGGTTACCAAAGTAAAAGGTCATGTCTTGTTCAGGTTCTTCTTCAGAGGCTTCTATATGTGCAGAGAATTCCAAGGAGATTAATTTATCTGAGATTAAATAATGCATCTATAcaattgcatgaattattaagGATACTACCAACCATTTTTTTTGTCATCAGGCGCAGAAGCCTGCAAACGTGCAGATACAAAACTCAATCATCAATGCTATAGGAATAGCATATACGAAGAAGTACAAACCGACCTCTTCATCAGCAAACTGAaaatcttcatcatcatctGAGTATTCATCCATCATCCTGTTTGAAGAATTGGGGAGGCAAAAGGAAGTTGACTGGAATCTTTTACTTCTCTTTGAAGAATCGGAAGCTGATGTCATGTTAACCATAACTGGCATCCTAGGAGCTATTGCCCTTTCATCCGTTTGAGAAAAATATTCTCGTAATCCTGCAACAGTAACCTTCAAACTCAATATCCTTGCAAACAAGAGTTTCAAGCTCAGACTTTTGCTTAAGAAAATTATCGGCGGCAACTAAGCATAATATCGGTTTCCCTTATTGTCTTACACTATAAATTATCTCCAGTGGACAGGTGATTCTAATTCTATGGCTCTGTTTGCGGTCATGGAAGCTGAGAGCAAGTGAAACAGAATTCAAAATTTAGATATTGGCAGCAAATGCGATGGCAGGCATACAGTATAATGAAGAACCCTGAATAAATCATGTGTCAGTGCAGGGGATGTTGGAATGCGGTTAATGCTCTTTTACTGAATATGTCAATGAGTATTAACAGATGACAAGACCTTGAGTAAGATTTTCTAAAAGAAGAAAATTGGCTTAAGTGCAATAGCCGCAAAAGATGGTCAGTTAATAGTTGAGCAACACCTTACTTAAGGACTTGGTAAAAATATTAAGAGACCCATGCTTGAACCATTTAACTTTTAACCGTAAAAGATATGGCTATCTTTTTTTCTGTATATCAGAAGATCTACAAGGTATGGGATGGTAATATGATCTTGAAATATATCACAAAAAGAATAATCAAATATCTCAGTTCCTAAGCATCTTACCAGCAACACTATTTAACATCTGAAAAAGACAGTGATGctgaaatgatgaaaaataaccGGCTCCCCAGCCTCTAAGATCAATTTGCATAAGATGCTGGACCTTTGTTCTAGGCCTGCCACCACGAGGCTTTAGACGTGATATATTAAAGCCTCCACCTGAAATAAGCAGACCCAAAATCGTTTGACATGGCAatgaaacaaaaatgaaaaaaatatgaaacaaaTATACAGGGATGGATTTTATTGATAATTACACATGAACAAACACCTAAAACATGAACCCGAGATAAACAAATCAATGTAACACGTGACAACCACATTAGTTTGTTCATGTGTTACATGGATTTATTCATGGATTTTATATGTTTGTTCATGTGTTTATTCTCACGAGATagtcattctctctctctctctctaaatatatatatatatatatatatatatatatatatatatatatagggataggATCGTGTAGAAGGAGAACCATCCCTTCCGCAGTATCATAGAACCATGCATGTTTATATGTACAGTAATACATTTTTATGCATACAATCATGCATATTTTGATAATGCACTTGATGTATTACAATAATGCATCTTTTAATGACGACCGTATATAATACAAAGTTCAATAGTCCAGATAGAGTTCTACATACTACGGGAAGGATggtttctatatatataattatcttCTAGACTAAATTAGGAAAGTAATATGCAATTTATCCGAAAAGTTCAGTGAATTTACTCTCAATATGAGCCCGCACATATCCTGGTTGTCGACCACAACTTTCATGCTCCCTAGAGCGAAACAATACAACtgcagaaataaaagaaaatgccCAAAAGACATTCAGAAAACTAAATGAAAAGGACATAACAGGGAAATGATCAAAGATTACCATAAGTCCCATCATCATTTCGACGCCAATAGCGTACATAGCAGAGGTCACGAGGCCATACAAACCTGTGGTATTACAAGAAAGCAAATACATGagaaatttcattttcaaatataaCCTAGATGTTAATTCTAGTGATTGGAACACAAAATCACGTCCATTAATTGCAATCGAACCACTTGTGATTAAAACTTGATTTTGATACAGTAACAAAAGTAACTTCTCTATTGGAAACAAGAAACACTAATAGAAGAATGATCTACTCGGAAAACAAGGCAAAATAAGTAAATGCTCCATGTTCAATCAGATTCTCTGATGCACTTCCATTTGGCGAACTATTCGTAATGTAACATTGTGGAGAAGAGAAAATTGAATGgtgtaaaaataataacaatagcACTAGAAAATATCATATTCATCTATGAGGCCACCCCAAACAAGCTTAGTTAACTATTAGCCCCTCAGTCAAATAATAACTGAAATTCCAAATACAGAACTGACGAAGGAAGTGCATGGAGAGCACAAAATATCCAAAGAAGAGAAAGAAACAGATGAGATGGTTATGAAAAGAACAGGCTTTACATTGAAAACCAATCCAACTGAAGCCTTTGGTATAGAATAGCAGTATGTCCATCTACTTCTTCAACCAAGCTACCATACTGAAAACTGCAATCCCACCTGCACAATGCTACTATTGCTTAAAGGGCACTGAATCAAAAACCTAAGCTTTCTCCAAGTTCTTCATTACATTTAATTTCACTCTGTGTGGGTGTGGGTGTGTGAGACAGAGAGAAAGAACGATCCAACCTTCCATAAGCTGTGATTAAAAACTTGCTTAGCATTTTATTcactatgtgtgtgtgtgtgtgtgtgtgtgtgagagagagagagagagagagagagagagagaaaagaaaataaaacaaaacgaATGATTTAGCCCTCGACAGGCTGAGAACTTACTCGGATATAGTGATTGGACAGAAGAGGTGAGAAAAAGAACATGAGTTGAGCAAGATAAGAAATgctttgaaaattaataaagtaGTTACATTAATGTGCAAAACCTCTCTTAAGTTTCACCTCaaaattctttttttcattCCAGAGGTTCAAGAGCTTCTTCAAAGCTGACAATGACAAGAATAAGTACCCATCAAAATGATACGACTAGAATACTTGAAAAGTGATATTAAAATGTACTCATAAAGTTTCTTATTGCTATCCTTCTTTTGAGCTCCCAATACCAAGTGTACCCTCAATGCATTCGTGTTTTTATTGTCAAGAAGGCAGTAGTGACTAATTATCTTGGTACACCGGTGGTGAGAGGTGTAGTTAATTTAAGACATTACGAGGTGTGTTGAAAGGAAATGAACACAAGTGTAAAGCATGACATTCttgcccaaaaaaaagaaagaatcaACATCTAACGAAAGACACCATACATGAGAACGATCAAATCCAATGTTgagagaataaaaagaaaaccTTACTCGCATCGCGTAGCATCCATTCTCATTATCAGCTCAAATGTTTCTTCACAAGTAGCCTCAACTATCCCAACAACTTTCATTGCTTTGCTGCAGCTCTTTGGCTACATCATTAAAATAACTTGAGGAATATACCAAAAAAGCATCCACTGTCTAGCCAATAAATTTAGGTGCATTGTACAGGAAATTAATAAAATGTCCTTACAAGAAGATCAACTTCAAGAAGCTCCTCAAAAATTCGAAGCCCTGAAAACTCGCACAAAAGAAATGTTCATTGAAGAATTATTCAAACACCCCCCGAACAGAAAAGAAACTGAAGGCACATCGACACACCATTTTGGCACTGAAGGAGGCGCCAGTGTTTTCTAGAAAAGGCCCGACTGTTATAATTCTGATTGGGTAAATTTGAATCCAATTCATCTGTCCAGTCTAAAACAGATTCAGGGGGACCTGCCACATCAATGTGGTTAGTGAAATTCTACTacaaaagatatatatatatatatatatatatataagcttaGATAAACACATAATCAGCAAACCATTTCCTATCGTTCTGTGTGGAGAATCTGGGCgacaatcatcatcatcatcttctgcAGCACTGAAAGGAATTCACCAAGCAAAGTTGAGCACATTGAGCGAAAGATAAACAACATGCATCGAAAATTCTAGAACATTGCAACCTTGACAATGAGATCATCAACAAATGCATTCGGGTGTAATGGAACAGAACTAGAAGTAAATATCTGTTGCAACATGAGTACCCTAATAGGCAATAACACAAGGAAATCACAACGATTTGCAGATCAtcattttgaaattatttttacaaCGATTGAATACCCAGGCCACAAAATTGAAGATGTCAATATAGATAGGCAGTTTGCAACGGACATACTGATTTTAGAACGGGCTAATAACCCACTACTAAGTACTTGATAGGACCTTCTTTCAGTTTTCCAGGCTCAGGGTCCTACTATCAGCTCTATCCCTGAAATCCTCAAGTGCAATGAATTTAAGAAACATCAATCTGAAAAATTTCCATATTTTATCCTAATTAAGGAACACTCCTGAGCGAAAGTAAATTTTGTTCCAATCAAAAGCAATTTCCCTTCTCTCTTGTGGAGAGGGATGGGGACTTTTCATCAGACCAACAAAGCTACAAACTAAAGTTTCTTATGAAATATATAACCAGCATCTGCCGCATAAAAGCAATCCTCTATtggaaattatattttttgcaAACCTATGGGATAGCAGATTAGACAAAGTTAATGTTCTGCATGAACAAGCTTAAAAAGCCACCCATATAATGGATAAATCGGAGAGCAAATACTTACTCACGGTCTGATGATGAAGCATTTCTCCCATTATCCAAGCCATATCTATACTCAAAAGAATAGTACTTGTTACCATGAGTAGAATGTGCCCCTTGCTGCTGCATGCAACCAACGTTCATCAGTTTTCG
The genomic region above belongs to Salvia miltiorrhiza cultivar Shanhuang (shh) chromosome 5, IMPLAD_Smil_shh, whole genome shotgun sequence and contains:
- the LOC130987052 gene encoding protein ENHANCED DISEASE RESISTANCE 2-like isoform X2 yields the protein MAAYSIQEALSWKEKLESIIDQQGAHSTHGNKYYSFEYRYGLDNGRNASSSDRDAAEDDDDDCRPDSPHRTIGNGPPESVLDWTDELDSNLPNQNYNSRAFSRKHWRLLQCQNGLRIFEELLEVDLLPKSCSKAMKVVGIVEATCEETFELIMRMDATRCEWDCSFQYGSLVEEVDGHTAILYQRLQLDWFSMFVWPRDLCYVRYWRRNDDGTYVVLFRSREHESCGRQPGYVRAHIESGGFNISRLKPRGGRPRTKVQHLMQIDLRGWGAGYFSSFQHHCLFQMLNSVAGLREYFSQTDERAIAPRMPVMVNMTSASDSSKRSKRFQSTSFCLPNSSNRMMDEYSDDDEDFQFADEEASAPDDKKNEASEEEPEQDMTFYFGNLRRNDQDNARYCWTLSDGNNFRVRGKNFCSGKSKTASGKPLMDLVAADWFKSTKRIDHVAQRLGCAAQVAADGGHFSIALNLQIRGSTHYSMVFYFVTKKLVPGSLLQRFVDGDDEFRNSRLKLIPSVSKGSWIVRQSVGSTPCLLGKSVDCTYIRGPSYLEIDVDIGSSTMANGVLGLVIGVITTLVVDMAFIVQANTPEELPERLIGAVRISHLELSSARELREEDDF
- the LOC130987052 gene encoding protein ENHANCED DISEASE RESISTANCE 2-like isoform X1 — protein: MAAYSIQEALSWKEKLESIIDQQQGAHSTHGNKYYSFEYRYGLDNGRNASSSDRDAAEDDDDDCRPDSPHRTIGNGPPESVLDWTDELDSNLPNQNYNSRAFSRKHWRLLQCQNGLRIFEELLEVDLLPKSCSKAMKVVGIVEATCEETFELIMRMDATRCEWDCSFQYGSLVEEVDGHTAILYQRLQLDWFSMFVWPRDLCYVRYWRRNDDGTYVVLFRSREHESCGRQPGYVRAHIESGGFNISRLKPRGGRPRTKVQHLMQIDLRGWGAGYFSSFQHHCLFQMLNSVAGLREYFSQTDERAIAPRMPVMVNMTSASDSSKRSKRFQSTSFCLPNSSNRMMDEYSDDDEDFQFADEEASAPDDKKNEASEEEPEQDMTFYFGNLRRNDQDNARYCWTLSDGNNFRVRGKNFCSGKSKTASGKPLMDLVAADWFKSTKRIDHVAQRLGCAAQVAADGGHFSIALNLQIRGSTHYSMVFYFVTKKLVPGSLLQRFVDGDDEFRNSRLKLIPSVSKGSWIVRQSVGSTPCLLGKSVDCTYIRGPSYLEIDVDIGSSTMANGVLGLVIGVITTLVVDMAFIVQANTPEELPERLIGAVRISHLELSSARELREEDDF